The sequence below is a genomic window from Desulfobulbus oligotrophicus.
GGTTCTTGTTCTGCTTCGCAAGTACTACGCCGGTCTCACCGAGAAGGTTGAAGTGAAGATGCAGAGCCACGCTGCAGGTAGCGCAATGTAAGTTCTGATCGTATTGACTCCGGTTCTGAAAGGAGATGTCGCATTGGCGGCATCTCCTTTTTTTGTTACAGTAAAGGGGCTGTGAGCAGGACCGATACAGGACGATACTCGATATCAGAGGAAGGAAAAAGATATGGTGAAGCAGACGATAGAGGTTGGACTTGGTGAGCGGAGTTATCCGATCGCCATTGGTCCCGGAGTTTTGAGTCAAATCGGCGGTCTGCTGAAAACAGCGGGCATTGCCGGACGATACGGAATAATCAGTGACGATCGGGTGGCTGCACTCTATGGCAACACTGTGCTGGCGGCCCTTGTAGAAAACGGTGTGCGCGCTGATCTTTTTACCTTTCCTCACGGAGAGGCGAGCAAGTGTTTACAGACAGTGGAGGAGTTGGCCGGCAGACTTGCAGCCTCTGGTTTTGATCGTACCTCCGGACTTATTGCCCTTGGTGGTGGTGTTGTCGGCGATATCACCGGATTTCTGGCATCCATTTACATGCGCGGCATTCCCTTTGTACAGATTCCAACCAGCCTGCTCGCCCAGGTCGACAGTTCGGTGGGCGGAAAAACCGGTGTTGATCTTACTCAGGGAAAGAACCTGATCGGCACCTTTTACCAGCCGCGTGCGGTCTATATTGACACCGAGGTCTTGCAGACCCTGCCGGAAGAGGAGTTTCTGGGGGGGATGGCCGAGGTCATTAAGTACGGGGCCTCAATCGATGCTGATTTTTTCCATTGGCTGCGTGAACAGCGTGATGCGATTGTGGCGCTTGATCCTGCGGTGATTGTCCCGATGATCCGGCGTTGCTGTGAAATGAAGGCGGCAGTGGTGGAACAGGATGAACAGGAGAGCGGTCTGCGCCGGATCCTGAATTTCGGGCATACCATCGGTCATGCTGTTGAAGCGGTTTCCGGCTACGCGTTGAACCATGGTTTTGCCGTTGCCATCGGCATGCGTGCGGTTGCCGAGCTGGCGGTTCGCAGCGGCCGTGCCTCGTCAGCAACGGCTGAGCAGATTGAGGCACTGTTGCATCTCTACGGCCTGCCGGTGGCAATACCTGCTCAATACGATCGTGCAGCACTGCGGCAGTTCATGCGTGCAGACAAAAAGGCCAGCAATGGCCGCCTTGTCTTTGTACTGCCTGTTGCCCTTGGCAAGGTCGATATAACCGACCGGATCGATGAAGCAGCACTTGATGCCGTGTTGGCATAGAACCGTATCCAGCGGT
It includes:
- the aroB gene encoding 3-dehydroquinate synthase produces the protein MVKQTIEVGLGERSYPIAIGPGVLSQIGGLLKTAGIAGRYGIISDDRVAALYGNTVLAALVENGVRADLFTFPHGEASKCLQTVEELAGRLAASGFDRTSGLIALGGGVVGDITGFLASIYMRGIPFVQIPTSLLAQVDSSVGGKTGVDLTQGKNLIGTFYQPRAVYIDTEVLQTLPEEEFLGGMAEVIKYGASIDADFFHWLREQRDAIVALDPAVIVPMIRRCCEMKAAVVEQDEQESGLRRILNFGHTIGHAVEAVSGYALNHGFAVAIGMRAVAELAVRSGRASSATAEQIEALLHLYGLPVAIPAQYDRAALRQFMRADKKASNGRLVFVLPVALGKVDITDRIDEAALDAVLA